The stretch of DNA ctcctcctccacctcctcccagccGAAGAAGGCGGAGGGCGGCGTGGGGGTGCAAGCGGGGGCCCCCCCGTACCCCAGCCCGGCCGTGGcccccccgccgcagcccctcTTCGAGGCCGCCGGCGCCTTCAACGCGCCCCAGTGGGGCATCGTGGACCTCTCCAGCCACCAGCACCTCTTCGGGGGGCTGAAACGGGGCGGGAcggtggcggtggcggcggggacggcggcggcggggacccCGGtggctcccccggcccccccggagGCGTCGTCGAAGGAGGAGAAGAATTATTTCCGCCGGCTGAAGTATTTCATGGAGCGGCGCTTCCCTTGCGGCGTCTGCCAGAAGTCCTTCAAGCAGTCGTCCCACCTGGTGCAGCACATGCTGGTGCACAGCGGCGAGCGGCCCTACGAGTGCGGCACCTGCGGCCGCACCTACAACCACGTCTCCAGCCTCATCCGCCACCGGCGCTGCCACAAGGAAACCGCCGAGGACGGCGGCGCTGCCGGCGGCGCCCCCGCGGCGGTGGCCACCACCTCCGCAGTCATGCCGGCACCCAACGGGGCCGGCGGCGTCTTGCCGGCGCCCAACGGAGTCAACCCGTTGGCGGGCGGGGTCAACCTGGCAGCGAGCGGCGTCTTGCCGGCGCCCAACGGGGTCAACGCGGCGCCCAACGGGGTCAACGCGGCGCCCAACGGGGTCAACGCGGCGCTGAGCGGGGTCATCCCGGCGCCcaacggggccgccgcggcgctGAGCGGCGTCATCCCGGCGCCCGGCGGCGTCATCCCGGCGCCCGGCGGGGTCATCCTGGCACCGAGCGGGGTCATCCCGGCGCCCGGCGGCGTCACTTTGGCTCCCAGCGCAGGCGCCGCCCCGGCGCCCAGCGGCGCCGCCCCGGACGGCCCCTTCACCTGCTCCTTGTGCTGGAAGGTCTTCAAGAAGCCGAGCCACCTCCACCAGCACCAGATCATCCACACCGGGGAGAAGCCCTTCACCTGCTCGGTGTGCGCCAAGAGCTTCAACCGGCGCGAGAGCCTCACGCGCCACGTCAAGACGCACTCGGGGCTGCTGCGGGTGCCCTGCGCCGTCTGCGGGAAGGAGTTCCGGGATCCGGCGTACCTGCTGCGGCACCAAGCCGCCCACAGCGGCCAACGCCCCGACTACAAGTGCGAGGTGTGCGGCAAAGCCTACGCCGCCCCGCAGAGCTTGCTGCGGCACCGGCAGGTCCACGCCGGCCCCAAGGCCGGCGCGGCGGCCTACGCCGGCGTCCCCAAGGGCGCGGCGACGGCGGTGCCGGTGTTCCCCGGCGCCTACGCGGCGCCGGAGGGGGAGGCGAAGGCGGgcgacggcggcggcgggggcggcgggggcttcttgtccccgccgccggccgcgtTGCTGGCGCCGGGGAAGAGTTTCGGCTGCGGCATCTGCGGGCGGGCGTTCGGCCGTCGGGAGACGCTGAAGCGGCACGAGCGGATCCACACCGGGGAGAAGCCGCACCAGTGCGCCGTGTGCGGCAAGCGCTTCCGCGAGTCCTTCCACCTCAGCAAGCACCACGTGGTGCACACCCGCGAGCGGCCCTACAAGTGCGAGCTCTGCGGCAAAGCCTTCGGCTACCCGCAGAGCCTGACCCGGCACAAGCAGATCCACCGGCTGCCGTTACCCTGCGGcctggggggcgcggggacccCCGCCGAAGGGCTGAGCTACG from Phalacrocorax carbo unplaced genomic scaffold, bPhaCar2.1 SCAFFOLD_411, whole genome shotgun sequence encodes:
- the ZNF865 gene encoding zinc finger protein 865, with amino-acid sequence MEANISDESVHFQSYPFDFLEFLNHQRFEPMEPYGHEHPKTLPALPCPQPPFDYAPPPGAPPFDRPPAAKHKDFKAEGGTSSSSSSSSSSTSSQPKKAEGGVGVQAGAPPYPSPAVAPPPQPLFEAAGAFNAPQWGIVDLSSHQHLFGGLKRGGTVAVAAGTAAAGTPVAPPAPPEASSKEEKNYFRRLKYFMERRFPCGVCQKSFKQSSHLVQHMLVHSGERPYECGTCGRTYNHVSSLIRHRRCHKETAEDGGAAGGAPAAVATTSAVMPAPNGAGGVLPAPNGVNPLAGGVNLAASGVLPAPNGVNAAPNGVNAAPNGVNAALSGVIPAPNGAAAALSGVIPAPGGVIPAPGGVILAPSGVIPAPGGVTLAPSAGAAPAPSGAAPDGPFTCSLCWKVFKKPSHLHQHQIIHTGEKPFTCSVCAKSFNRRESLTRHVKTHSGLLRVPCAVCGKEFRDPAYLLRHQAAHSGQRPDYKCEVCGKAYAAPQSLLRHRQVHAGPKAGAAAYAGVPKGAATAVPVFPGAYAAPEGEAKAGDGGGGGGGGFLSPPPAALLAPGKSFGCGICGRAFGRRETLKRHERIHTGEKPHQCAVCGKRFRESFHLSKHHVVHTRERPYKCELCGKAFGYPQSLTRHKQIHRLPLPCGLGGAGTPAEGLSYGCGECGERFPDLFRAVNHKEAHAGEKPYGCDACGKAFGFIENLMWHKLVHQAAPERLLPEAGAPPAESGLQPPEEHPVVPSGERFTCGTCGQSFKHFLGLVTHKYVHLVRRTLACGVCGQSFAGAYDLLLHRRRHLQKRHFGCSVCGKRFWEAALLMRHQRCHTEERPYRCAVCGRGFLRSWYLRQHKVVHTGERAYKCALCNKRFAQSSSLAEHQRLHVVARPQRCQTCGKTFRYRSNLLEHRRVHLGEKVYRCELCGKSFFYLSSILRHQRSHDARRDLRCSACLKLFKDPKYFSKHLQTHQGGRPFKCSTCGEAFRNTYGLKKHRHGHKLERLAALAHKDA